In one Echinicola marina genomic region, the following are encoded:
- a CDS encoding RecQ family ATP-dependent DNA helicase: MKTKALSVLKKVFGYDDFRPMQQDIVLSVASGKDTLALLPTGGGKSVCFQVPALMQEGVCVVVSPLIALMKDQVDNLRQRGILATAIYSGMRKREIDTTLDNCIYGNYKFLYVSPERLRTDLFIARFKKMTVSLIAIDEAHCISQWGYDFRPPYLEIAKLREYQPDVPFIALTASATPKVRTDIVEKLALKSPNLFVKSFARKNLSYAVRKVENKLEKAVEILKRVNGAAIVYVRSRKGCKDLALALHQLGISATYYHAGLDKASRELRQLDWKNNKIRVMVATNAFGMGIDKPDVRVVIHADIPENLENYYQEAGRAGRDEWKAFAVILYQDRDLELLQERAEQAYPPIEFIKRVYQSLANYYRIAVGSSLMVSYDFEITTFTNIYNLDVLLTYHALKILQEEGLVELNEGFYSASSFHFLVDQKELYGYQIAQASLDPLIKVLLRMHGGELFTEYIKINEEKIAGILNVSEGQVVKLLERMENLGIGAYNKKKDKPQVTFLTPRFDAGRLPLNVKRISERRENSVAKAKSMVQYIENGVLCRTLQLLSYFGEEKDEPCGVCDVCLENKRAGDLVGHLVEMRQKLLKTLNTGALFTYKELLSEAGFSHEDDEALKLLRQMEEEGLLISLEDGRIKKNAE; this comes from the coding sequence TTGAAAACAAAAGCATTATCAGTATTAAAAAAGGTTTTCGGTTATGATGATTTCAGACCGATGCAGCAGGATATTGTCCTTTCTGTAGCCAGTGGAAAGGATACTTTGGCCCTGCTTCCTACAGGTGGGGGGAAGTCCGTTTGTTTTCAGGTACCGGCCCTGATGCAAGAGGGGGTTTGTGTAGTGGTCAGCCCGTTAATAGCCTTGATGAAGGACCAAGTAGATAATTTGCGTCAAAGAGGGATTTTGGCGACGGCCATTTACTCTGGTATGCGCAAGCGGGAAATTGATACTACATTGGACAATTGCATATATGGTAATTATAAGTTCCTGTATGTGTCCCCTGAGCGTTTAAGGACTGATTTATTTATAGCGCGTTTCAAGAAGATGACGGTCAGCCTTATTGCAATAGATGAAGCGCATTGTATTTCACAGTGGGGTTATGATTTTAGGCCTCCTTATTTGGAAATAGCCAAATTGCGGGAGTATCAGCCAGATGTTCCTTTTATAGCCCTGACAGCGTCTGCCACTCCAAAAGTCAGGACGGATATAGTGGAGAAACTGGCATTGAAGTCCCCCAATTTATTTGTCAAGTCATTTGCCAGAAAGAACCTGAGTTATGCGGTCAGAAAGGTGGAGAATAAGCTAGAGAAAGCCGTTGAAATTCTGAAACGTGTCAATGGGGCGGCCATTGTGTATGTGAGAAGCAGAAAAGGCTGTAAGGATTTGGCCCTTGCCTTGCATCAGTTGGGGATTTCGGCAACCTATTATCATGCCGGTTTGGATAAGGCAAGCCGGGAACTTAGGCAATTGGATTGGAAAAACAACAAAATCAGGGTCATGGTGGCAACCAATGCCTTTGGGATGGGGATAGACAAGCCTGATGTGAGAGTGGTGATCCATGCGGACATTCCTGAGAATTTAGAGAACTATTACCAAGAAGCAGGTAGGGCTGGTCGTGATGAATGGAAGGCGTTTGCGGTCATCCTTTATCAAGACCGGGATTTGGAGCTGCTTCAGGAACGGGCAGAGCAGGCTTATCCACCTATTGAATTTATCAAAAGGGTTTATCAGAGTTTGGCCAATTATTACCGGATAGCTGTAGGCAGCAGTTTGATGGTGAGTTATGATTTTGAGATTACGACATTTACCAATATTTATAATTTGGATGTTTTGCTGACGTACCATGCGCTGAAGATTTTGCAGGAAGAAGGCCTGGTAGAATTGAACGAAGGTTTTTATAGTGCCAGTTCGTTTCATTTTTTGGTAGATCAGAAGGAGCTTTATGGTTATCAGATCGCACAGGCAAGTTTGGATCCATTGATCAAGGTACTGCTAAGGATGCATGGGGGGGAGCTTTTTACCGAGTATATCAAAATCAATGAGGAAAAAATAGCGGGTATCCTGAATGTGTCCGAGGGGCAGGTGGTCAAGCTTTTGGAGCGGATGGAAAATTTGGGCATAGGAGCTTATAATAAGAAAAAGGACAAACCACAAGTAACATTTTTAACGCCCCGTTTTGATGCGGGGAGGTTGCCGCTTAATGTAAAGCGGATCAGTGAAAGGCGGGAGAATAGTGTGGCAAAGGCCAAATCCATGGTCCAGTATATAGAAAATGGCGTCCTTTGCAGGACCCTACAGCTATTGTCTTATTTCGGGGAAGAAAAAGATGAACCTTGCGGCGTCTGTGACGTTTGTTTAGAAAATAAAAGGGCAGGAGACCTAGTAGGGCATCTTGTGGAGATGAGGCAAAAGTTATTGAAAACTTTAAATACAGGAGCTTTGTTTACCTATAAAGAGCTCTTGTCAGAAGCTGGATTTAGTCATGAGGATGATGAAGCCTTAAAACTGCTTCGACAAATGGAAGAGGAAGGGCTTTTGATAAGCTTGGAAGATGGAAGAATAAAGAAAAACGCTGAATGA
- a CDS encoding enoyl-CoA hydratase/isomerase family protein has product MGNHVVIEKQGRIAYVIMNRPEKRNALNGEMVGRLIAAFDALEKDAEVRVVILKGEGKVFCAGADLEDIKNMQLNNFEENLADSRHLKELFYKIYTFPKVVIAQVHGHAIAGGCGLVSVCDFSFVVPAAFMGYTEVRIGFVPAMVLVFLLRKIGEGAAKSLLLGGELVSGEKAKALGLVNEVYDAGELEEKVRGFAEGLLKQNSGQSLALTKEMIAKVQEMGLEDALDYAAHMNAQARGTEDCKKGIAAFLEKKTIEW; this is encoded by the coding sequence ATGGGAAATCATGTGGTCATAGAGAAACAAGGGCGGATAGCTTATGTCATTATGAACCGTCCTGAAAAGCGAAATGCACTTAATGGAGAAATGGTAGGGCGTTTGATAGCGGCTTTTGATGCGCTAGAAAAGGATGCTGAAGTGAGGGTGGTCATTTTGAAGGGAGAAGGAAAAGTGTTTTGTGCTGGTGCCGATCTTGAAGATATAAAGAATATGCAGCTTAATAATTTTGAGGAGAATTTAGCTGATAGCAGGCATTTAAAGGAGCTCTTTTATAAGATTTATACTTTTCCGAAAGTGGTAATTGCTCAAGTGCATGGGCATGCCATAGCTGGCGGATGTGGCCTGGTATCGGTATGTGATTTTTCCTTTGTGGTTCCTGCTGCTTTTATGGGATATACTGAGGTGAGGATAGGGTTTGTTCCTGCGATGGTTTTGGTGTTTTTACTTCGAAAAATAGGAGAAGGCGCTGCCAAAAGTTTACTTTTGGGAGGAGAATTGGTGTCGGGAGAAAAAGCAAAGGCATTGGGCTTGGTAAATGAAGTGTATGATGCTGGAGAGCTGGAGGAGAAAGTAAGGGGATTTGCAGAAGGTTTGTTAAAACAAAATTCCGGTCAGTCACTTGCCCTGACCAAAGAGATGATTGCAAAGGTTCAGGAGATGGGCCTTGAAGATGCATTGGATTATGCTGCCCATATGAATGCCCAAGCCAGGGGAACAGAGGACTGTAAAAAAGGGATTGCGGCTTTTCTGGAGAAAAAGACAATTGAGTGGTAA
- a CDS encoding ComEC/Rec2 family competence protein, with protein sequence MKFNEFPFLRYFAFIALGILSYPHFHFFNNEALIWGIVLLLLLYFTLAIGQLSKRGFAYKWCYPVLAYFMLMLSGYYLAYQADERNEPNHLMGFQEVEGYMAVVLSSDREKSNSIANKVAVKTVKTPRGYFEASGQVMIYHRLDSVLHIGDVLWLQGKPEKLAPPSNPKEFDYRGFLANKQIYHSQFVGKSLSVLGKVNEQPIYSWISNIRDNAMIVIDREIKDGQVAQVLKAFLLGEKQDLDEALSDAYVKAGTMHILAVSGLHVGMIYGFFFLFFKPVQSSQGKRLVILSVIVLLIWAYALLTGLSPSVMRAASMFTILSLAQVMSRSPSIINSLALSAVVLLVLQPFIIYEVGFQLSYAAVLGIVVLQPRIRRLWLPKNKLLYYLWEISSVSIAAQLATFPISAYYFHVFPNYGLLANLWAIPGAFLIMALGLPYLLLLIFDFSFPLLTGLLEGVVRVLNYLIFSIQDLPFAQTEGIYIDLAGMLLFWLGVVCVFYVYEYRRKTYAFVFFIVCFLGIAQYYMKWFLKAQKNELYVYCLREGMAMDYFNKGKLYKINWNLPSKEKEFKVEPHRAYLVNQAVFELKSEGQGDQRRVYLPDGKSLLINKGVLDLSTLPVGELSFFEEGGWKVLAKRDNLKLGESAYKIILGTGN encoded by the coding sequence ATGAAATTTAATGAATTCCCATTTTTGCGCTATTTCGCATTTATTGCTTTAGGTATTCTAAGCTATCCCCACTTTCATTTTTTCAATAATGAAGCACTGATATGGGGGATTGTCCTGTTGTTACTGCTTTATTTCACCTTGGCCATTGGGCAGTTAAGTAAAAGAGGATTTGCCTATAAATGGTGCTATCCCGTCTTGGCTTATTTTATGTTGATGCTTAGCGGTTATTACTTGGCTTATCAAGCGGATGAGCGCAATGAACCCAATCATTTGATGGGGTTTCAGGAGGTAGAGGGGTATATGGCGGTTGTTTTATCCTCAGATCGGGAAAAATCAAATTCCATTGCCAATAAGGTAGCGGTGAAAACAGTAAAAACTCCCCGTGGGTATTTTGAAGCGAGCGGGCAGGTGATGATATATCATCGGCTGGACTCAGTGCTTCATATTGGGGATGTCCTTTGGTTACAGGGGAAACCTGAGAAACTAGCTCCGCCAAGCAATCCAAAAGAATTTGATTATAGGGGATTCTTGGCCAATAAACAGATTTATCATAGTCAATTTGTCGGTAAGAGCCTATCGGTTTTGGGCAAAGTGAACGAACAGCCCATTTATTCATGGATCAGTAACATTCGTGACAATGCCATGATAGTCATTGACAGAGAGATAAAAGATGGACAGGTAGCACAAGTTTTGAAAGCTTTCTTATTGGGAGAGAAACAAGATTTGGACGAAGCCCTAAGTGATGCTTATGTCAAGGCAGGAACCATGCATATTCTGGCCGTTTCTGGCTTGCATGTGGGCATGATTTATGGCTTCTTTTTTCTTTTCTTTAAGCCTGTGCAATCTTCCCAAGGGAAACGGTTGGTTATATTGTCCGTTATTGTACTTTTAATATGGGCTTATGCTTTGCTTACTGGATTGTCCCCTTCGGTTATGAGGGCAGCTAGTATGTTCACCATTTTGTCTTTGGCCCAAGTCATGTCCCGCTCTCCATCCATCATTAATTCTTTGGCTTTATCTGCGGTGGTATTGCTGGTTCTTCAGCCTTTCATTATTTACGAAGTAGGGTTTCAGCTTTCCTATGCTGCGGTGCTAGGTATAGTGGTTTTGCAGCCAAGAATCAGAAGATTATGGTTGCCCAAAAATAAGTTGCTGTATTATTTATGGGAGATAAGCTCAGTAAGTATTGCTGCTCAACTGGCTACATTTCCCATTTCAGCTTATTATTTTCATGTTTTTCCTAATTATGGTTTGTTGGCCAATCTGTGGGCTATTCCTGGAGCATTTCTGATCATGGCCTTGGGGCTGCCCTATTTATTGTTATTGATTTTTGACTTTTCCTTTCCTCTTTTGACCGGTTTACTGGAAGGAGTGGTGAGGGTTTTGAACTATCTTATTTTTAGCATTCAGGACTTACCTTTTGCTCAAACAGAGGGGATATATATAGACCTGGCAGGGATGCTGCTATTTTGGCTGGGAGTGGTTTGTGTGTTTTATGTTTATGAGTATAGAAGAAAGACTTATGCTTTTGTGTTTTTCATTGTTTGTTTTTTGGGCATTGCTCAGTATTATATGAAGTGGTTTTTGAAGGCGCAGAAAAATGAACTATATGTCTATTGTCTTAGGGAAGGTATGGCCATGGACTATTTTAATAAGGGGAAGCTGTACAAAATCAATTGGAATTTACCATCCAAAGAGAAGGAATTTAAAGTCGAGCCCCATAGGGCTTATCTAGTAAATCAAGCTGTTTTTGAATTGAAAAGTGAGGGGCAGGGCGATCAAAGACGGGTGTATTTGCCAGATGGTAAATCCCTTTTGATCAATAAGGGGGTACTTGACTTGAGTACTTTACCGGTAGGGGAATTGTCCTTTTTTGAGGAGGGGGGCTGGAAGGTTTTGGCAAAAAGGGATAATTTGAAATTAGGAGAAAGCGCCTATAAAATTATTTTGGGGACAGGAAATTAA
- a CDS encoding outer membrane beta-barrel protein, translating to MKKLLLVLMLFGFFLQAKAQSEDEYNKSEIKLNILNTIIQGSVEIGYEYFVEQNQSIGVEYLINDRFGYNSENDSKEYNTNSLLFSYNFYFLNDYSDGSLYVYPFFKYRFGDFQEVKDNNPMMETDMNSAMLGIGAGYKFVQGDKFAIAPYVNLARGFSDEVKDRFSAVELNAGVSIGYRF from the coding sequence ATGAAAAAGTTACTACTAGTTTTAATGTTATTTGGGTTCTTTTTACAAGCTAAGGCCCAATCAGAAGATGAGTATAATAAAAGTGAAATCAAGCTCAATATCCTCAATACGATAATTCAAGGCTCTGTAGAGATTGGATATGAGTATTTTGTTGAGCAAAACCAGTCCATTGGGGTTGAGTATCTTATCAATGATCGTTTTGGGTATAATTCAGAAAATGACTCCAAAGAGTACAATACCAATAGTTTGTTGTTTTCCTATAATTTTTATTTCCTGAATGATTATAGTGATGGGAGCCTATATGTATATCCTTTTTTCAAATACCGTTTTGGGGATTTTCAGGAGGTTAAGGATAATAATCCAATGATGGAAACGGATATGAACAGTGCGATGTTGGGCATTGGAGCAGGTTATAAATTTGTTCAAGGAGACAAGTTTGCCATTGCGCCTTATGTGAATTTAGCAAGAGGTTTTAGTGATGAAGTTAAAGATAGGTTTTCTGCAGTTGAACTGAATGCTGGTGTAAGTATTGGCTATAGATTCTAA
- a CDS encoding GNAT family N-acetyltransferase produces MNIKVKKVQNKVDLEQVFKIREEVFVEEQKVDREEEYDEFEETSTHFLASLEGHAVGTARWRFTEKGVKLERFAVLKAARGKGIGQALVAAVLRDIQGNSQAKDKLLYLHGQLGAVPLYEKFGFRKVGDIFTECDIQHYKMEKTFS; encoded by the coding sequence ATGAATATAAAAGTCAAAAAGGTTCAGAATAAAGTGGATCTTGAGCAGGTTTTTAAAATCAGAGAAGAGGTTTTCGTAGAAGAACAAAAGGTAGACAGGGAAGAGGAATACGATGAGTTTGAGGAAACTTCCACTCATTTTTTGGCCAGCTTGGAGGGGCATGCCGTCGGGACTGCTAGGTGGCGCTTTACCGAAAAGGGTGTGAAACTGGAGCGCTTTGCCGTGCTAAAAGCAGCTCGAGGAAAAGGGATCGGACAGGCTTTGGTCGCTGCGGTGCTGCGGGACATTCAGGGGAATTCGCAAGCAAAGGATAAGCTACTTTATTTGCATGGACAGTTGGGGGCTGTTCCTTTATATGAAAAATTTGGTTTTAGAAAGGTAGGGGATATATTTACCGAATGTGATATACAGCACTATAAAATGGAAAAAACATTTTCATAG
- a CDS encoding PhoH family protein, with the protein MVEKVITLENIPLLDFLGSENENIRQIAAAFPKSKIVSRGNEIRIQGMAPEIIRINDVLNMLLQHFNRFGQVTPENVKEYIDLEGVPFEEEHKNDIIVFGNKGLVIKPKSSNQRKLVDAAFKNDLVFALGPAGTGKTYIAVALAVRALKNREVKRIIITRPAVEAGENLGFLPGDLQEKLDPYLRPIYDALGDMVPAEKLKFYQENRVIEIAPLAYMRGRTLHDAFVLLDEAQNTTREQIKMFLTRMGPNSKVIITGDQTQVDLPSKQKSGLREALRVLKDVKGIGLVKLGGKDVIRHRLVKSIIEAYDKDDLEKEKLKDEYKSQKGSE; encoded by the coding sequence TTGGTAGAAAAGGTAATTACTTTAGAAAATATCCCGCTTTTGGATTTTCTCGGCTCTGAAAATGAGAATATCCGTCAAATAGCTGCGGCATTCCCAAAAAGCAAAATTGTTTCGCGTGGAAATGAAATTCGAATTCAGGGCATGGCACCTGAAATTATTCGGATCAATGATGTTCTTAATATGCTTTTGCAACATTTTAACCGTTTTGGTCAGGTGACCCCGGAGAATGTAAAGGAGTATATTGACCTGGAGGGGGTACCCTTTGAGGAAGAGCATAAAAATGATATTATCGTATTTGGCAATAAGGGCTTGGTCATTAAACCGAAATCCAGTAATCAACGTAAATTGGTGGATGCTGCTTTTAAGAATGACTTGGTGTTTGCCCTTGGGCCTGCCGGTACCGGAAAAACCTATATCGCAGTAGCCTTGGCCGTAAGGGCGCTTAAAAACAGAGAGGTGAAACGGATCATCATTACGCGGCCAGCAGTGGAAGCTGGCGAAAACCTAGGCTTTTTGCCTGGTGATCTTCAGGAAAAGCTGGATCCTTATTTGAGGCCAATTTACGATGCCTTGGGAGATATGGTTCCTGCAGAAAAACTGAAGTTTTACCAAGAAAATAGGGTGATTGAGATCGCTCCGTTGGCTTATATGCGTGGTAGAACCTTGCATGATGCTTTTGTACTTTTGGATGAAGCCCAGAATACGACCAGAGAACAAATTAAAATGTTCTTGACCAGAATGGGGCCTAATTCAAAAGTGATCATTACAGGTGATCAGACCCAAGTGGATTTGCCGAGTAAACAAAAGTCGGGATTGAGAGAAGCACTTCGTGTATTGAAAGATGTGAAGGGAATTGGTTTGGTGAAGTTAGGCGGAAAGGATGTGATTCGTCACAGGTTGGTAAAATCCATTATTGAGGCTTACGATAAAGATGATTTGGAAAAGGAAAAACTCAAAGATGAATATAAAAGTCAAAAAGGTTCAGAATAA
- a CDS encoding SAM hydrolase/SAM-dependent halogenase family protein yields MALVTFLSDFGDCDYYVPAVKAKMLSINPQLNIIDISHKIDTYDIAHAAFVLRSVYKDFPKGTIHLVALNSTSSITSGFIGIKLEEHIFIGPNNGVLSMLADYDPGIVVQFADIHVKDSSFPAKDILAPIAAKVASGAAIHDFGGPLKQIKKMMPRQIKATKKQIVGHVLRVDNYGNLITNIPKDVFNTLNPGKFTLEFSREILEKINQSYDNVEPGDCFAFFNSLDLLEIGINHGHGADLLGLKYDSPVMINFHREED; encoded by the coding sequence ATGGCCTTAGTAACATTCCTGTCTGATTTTGGAGATTGTGATTATTATGTACCTGCAGTAAAAGCCAAGATGTTATCCATCAATCCTCAGCTGAATATCATCGATATTTCGCATAAAATTGACACTTATGACATCGCCCACGCTGCATTTGTACTAAGGTCGGTCTACAAAGACTTTCCCAAAGGGACCATTCACCTCGTAGCTCTCAACAGCACCAGCAGCATCACTTCAGGATTTATTGGCATCAAATTAGAAGAACACATCTTCATCGGCCCCAATAATGGCGTCTTGAGCATGTTGGCGGATTACGACCCAGGAATTGTAGTGCAATTTGCTGATATCCATGTAAAGGACAGCTCCTTTCCGGCAAAGGACATCCTTGCTCCCATTGCAGCAAAAGTAGCCAGCGGGGCAGCCATTCATGATTTTGGCGGTCCATTGAAGCAAATCAAAAAAATGATGCCCAGACAGATCAAAGCCACTAAAAAGCAAATCGTCGGTCATGTATTAAGGGTGGACAACTATGGTAACCTGATCACCAATATCCCCAAAGATGTATTCAACACCTTAAACCCAGGCAAATTCACCTTGGAGTTTAGCCGCGAGATACTGGAGAAAATCAACCAATCCTATGATAATGTAGAACCAGGTGATTGCTTTGCTTTTTTCAATAGCCTGGATTTACTGGAAATCGGAATTAATCATGGCCATGGAGCTGACCTTCTTGGCCTAAAATACGACAGTCCCGTAATGATTAACTTTCACAGAGAAGAAGATTAA
- a CDS encoding helix-turn-helix domain-containing protein — MKKLQLFEMTLEEVEDRFSVLFLKHFQELKKEFKPDQPEEYLSRKEVADMLKIELSTLHNWVKKGKLQSYGIGNRVYFLRSDIEKAMKPLNHE, encoded by the coding sequence ATGAAAAAACTACAGTTATTTGAAATGACACTTGAAGAGGTGGAAGACCGTTTTTCTGTCCTCTTTTTAAAACATTTCCAAGAGTTAAAAAAGGAATTCAAGCCTGATCAGCCCGAAGAGTATCTTTCTAGAAAAGAAGTGGCTGATATGCTTAAAATTGAATTGAGCACTTTACATAATTGGGTCAAGAAAGGCAAGCTTCAAAGCTACGGGATTGGTAATAGGGTTTATTTTTTAAGGTCGGATATTGAAAAGGCTATGAAGCCACTTAATCATGAGTAG
- a CDS encoding terminase small subunit encodes MKHQQPHKKETDCLTDKENLFVTYYCKSYNAADAARKAGYSPRLARQQGYENMAKPHIKKLIEREKDRVYERLAEDQEKVLQELETIAFSRITDFVNHDFTLKSLGQINPSKVAAIKDIRVNENGFRIILHNKLRALKILLDMMNVESE; translated from the coding sequence ATGAAACACCAACAACCACATAAAAAGGAGACAGACTGCTTAACAGACAAGGAGAATCTGTTTGTTACATACTATTGTAAATCTTATAATGCTGCGGATGCAGCCAGAAAGGCAGGATATAGTCCCCGTTTAGCCAGGCAGCAAGGTTATGAAAACATGGCCAAACCCCATATTAAGAAACTGATAGAGCGAGAAAAGGATAGGGTATATGAAAGACTAGCTGAAGATCAAGAAAAAGTGTTGCAAGAGCTTGAGACAATTGCCTTTAGTAGGATAACAGACTTTGTAAATCATGATTTTACCCTGAAGTCATTAGGTCAAATTAACCCTTCAAAGGTGGCAGCAATCAAAGATATTCGAGTTAATGAAAATGGCTTTCGCATAATCTTGCATAATAAATTACGGGCATTGAAGATTTTGTTGGACATGATGAACGTTGAATCAGAATGA
- a CDS encoding class I SAM-dependent DNA methyltransferase — protein MAKKKQEQEVALEKKLWKTADKLRNNIDAAEYKHVVLGLIFLKYISDAFDELYEKLKNGEGEYVGADPEDKDEYGAENVFFVPEKARWSYIQSQAKLPNIGKLIDDAMDMIEADNNTLKGILPKVYGRQNLGSATVGELIDTIGTIALGDHKAKSQDVLGRVYEYFLGQFALAEGQKGGQFYTPESIVKLLVEMLEPYKGRVYDPCCGSGGMFVQSEKFIENHQGRLDDISVYGQESNQTTYRLCRMNLAIRGIDGSNIKWNTEGSFLNNAHKDLKADYIIANPPFNVSDWSGELLRDDARWQYGVPPTGNANFGWVQHFLYHLKPDGGHAGFVLANGSLSSNTGGEGLIRQKLVENDLVECIVMLPKALFFNTGIPACLWFLRRGKKKRNGELLFIDASDLGYMIDRKNRTFAAEDIAKVADTYHNWLSVSSSGVENQGKSKVYEDIKGFCKSATIEDIKKHKFVLTPGRYVGIPDEEDDGIPFQEKVDAITEKLRTQMQTAQELDQEIKKQMAKIGIEL, from the coding sequence ATGGCTAAGAAAAAGCAAGAGCAGGAAGTGGCCCTGGAAAAGAAGCTGTGGAAGACCGCAGATAAACTGAGAAATAACATCGATGCTGCTGAGTACAAGCATGTGGTGCTGGGGCTGATCTTTTTAAAATACATATCCGATGCCTTTGATGAACTGTATGAAAAGCTTAAGAATGGCGAAGGAGAATATGTGGGAGCAGATCCAGAAGATAAAGATGAATATGGAGCTGAAAATGTGTTCTTCGTCCCAGAGAAAGCAAGATGGTCCTATATACAGTCACAGGCAAAGTTGCCAAATATCGGTAAGCTGATCGATGATGCCATGGATATGATCGAGGCCGATAACAATACCCTCAAAGGGATTTTGCCCAAAGTGTACGGTCGTCAGAATCTTGGTAGTGCCACAGTTGGCGAATTGATCGATACCATTGGTACGATTGCCTTGGGAGACCATAAGGCTAAAAGCCAGGATGTACTGGGACGGGTGTACGAATACTTCTTGGGCCAGTTTGCTCTTGCTGAAGGCCAAAAAGGTGGACAGTTCTATACTCCTGAAAGCATAGTAAAGTTATTGGTAGAAATGCTCGAACCGTATAAAGGAAGGGTGTACGATCCATGTTGTGGAAGTGGAGGAATGTTTGTACAGTCAGAAAAATTTATTGAAAACCATCAGGGACGTTTGGATGATATTTCGGTGTACGGACAGGAAAGTAACCAGACCACTTACCGTCTATGTAGGATGAATCTGGCGATACGTGGTATAGATGGTTCCAATATCAAGTGGAATACGGAAGGTTCCTTCCTGAACAATGCCCATAAGGACTTAAAGGCTGATTATATTATTGCCAATCCTCCCTTTAATGTGAGTGATTGGAGCGGGGAGTTATTAAGGGATGATGCCCGGTGGCAATATGGTGTACCTCCGACAGGGAATGCCAATTTTGGCTGGGTGCAACACTTCTTGTACCACCTTAAGCCGGATGGTGGCCATGCTGGCTTTGTCTTGGCAAACGGTTCCCTAAGTTCCAATACTGGTGGAGAGGGATTGATCCGTCAAAAACTGGTGGAGAATGATTTAGTGGAATGTATTGTGATGCTGCCCAAGGCCTTGTTCTTTAATACGGGAATTCCTGCCTGCTTGTGGTTTTTGCGCAGAGGAAAGAAAAAACGCAATGGTGAATTACTCTTTATCGATGCCTCCGACCTGGGCTATATGATAGACCGCAAAAACAGAACCTTTGCAGCAGAGGACATTGCAAAAGTAGCCGACACTTACCACAATTGGTTGTCTGTCAGTTCGAGCGGAGTCGAGAACCAAGGCAAGTCCAAAGTGTATGAAGACATCAAAGGTTTCTGCAAATCAGCTACCATCGAGGATATCAAAAAACACAAATTCGTACTTACACCAGGTCGCTATGTAGGCATTCCCGATGAAGAAGATGATGGTATTCCTTTTCAGGAAAAAGTTGATGCCATTACTGAAAAGTTGCGGACACAAATGCAAACTGCTCAGGAGCTGGACCAGGAAATTAAAAAGCAGATGGCTAAAATTGGTATTGAGTTATGA